In the Brucella anthropi ATCC 49188 genome, one interval contains:
- a CDS encoding peptidoglycan -binding protein, which translates to MSLARNRRSQRHVDYWPGFVDALTTLLLAIMFLLTVFVLAQFLLSREVNNKDSVLARLNSQIQELTQLLSLERSNSQDMQDTIANLQASLSSTESERSRLQSLLNEGSGAGAAAEKRAGELSESLDAEKQVSARALSQVELLNQQISALRRQIAALEDALNASESRDRESNAKIADLGRRLNVALAQRVQELNRYRSDFFGRLREILSDKENIRIVGDRFVFQSEVLFPTGSADINPAGQDEMKKLADAVIQLNQEIPDDINWVLRVDGHTDNVPLTGTGRFRDNWELSSARATAVVKFLIANGVPANRLVAAGFGEYQPLDASDTADARSKNRRIELKLTER; encoded by the coding sequence ATGTCCCTCGCCCGCAACCGCCGCTCCCAGAGGCATGTCGATTACTGGCCGGGCTTCGTCGATGCCCTGACGACGCTGCTGCTCGCAATCATGTTCCTGCTTACCGTCTTCGTGCTGGCGCAATTCCTGCTCAGCCGCGAGGTGAACAACAAGGATAGCGTTCTCGCACGGCTCAATAGCCAGATACAGGAACTGACACAGCTTCTGTCGCTGGAGCGCAGCAATTCGCAGGACATGCAGGACACCATCGCCAATCTGCAGGCTTCGCTGTCCAGCACGGAAAGCGAGCGTTCACGTCTGCAAAGCCTTTTGAACGAAGGCAGCGGCGCAGGTGCTGCCGCTGAAAAGCGCGCTGGCGAACTGTCCGAAAGCCTTGATGCCGAAAAGCAGGTCAGCGCTCGTGCACTCAGTCAGGTGGAACTGCTGAACCAGCAGATTTCAGCCCTTCGCCGCCAGATCGCAGCACTTGAAGATGCGCTCAACGCTTCAGAAAGTCGCGACCGCGAATCGAACGCCAAGATCGCCGATCTCGGTCGCCGCCTGAATGTCGCATTGGCGCAGCGTGTGCAGGAGCTGAACCGCTATCGTTCCGACTTCTTCGGACGCCTGCGTGAAATCCTGTCGGACAAGGAGAATATCCGTATCGTCGGCGACCGCTTCGTCTTCCAGTCGGAAGTTCTTTTCCCGACAGGCTCGGCGGATATCAATCCTGCCGGTCAGGACGAGATGAAGAAACTTGCCGACGCGGTGATCCAGCTCAATCAGGAAATCCCGGATGACATCAACTGGGTACTGCGTGTCGACGGTCACACGGATAATGTGCCTCTGACTGGCACGGGACGCTTCCGCGACAACTGGGAGCTTTCGTCAGCCCGCGCAACCGCAGTGGTCAAATTCCTGATCGCCAATGGCGTCCCCGCCAATAGGCTCGTTGCAGCAGGTTTCGGGGAATATCAACCGCTCGACGCCTCCGACACAGCCGATGCCCGATCTAAGAACCGGCGCATCGAGCTGAAGCTGACCGAACGATAA
- a CDS encoding MotA/TolQ/ExbB proton channel family protein, translating into MSDLRVSRDRLDEGRDYDPYRLSSPRIVILSMAIFLIIVAFLAAILMRQIHTFFVTNPGLNGLILGVLLVGILLAFGQVLRLLPEIRWVNSFRDGDRDGTTRPPVLLAPMRALIGRRQSMALSTASMRSILDSIATRLDESRDISRYLIGLLVFLGLLGTFWGLLETVGSIGRTIQTLDPNSGSTGDVLDALKAGLQAPLSGMGTAFSSSLFGLSGSLILGFLDLQAGRAQNRFYTELENWLSSVTDLGSDIGADQNGGTEEIRVLADRLQNLHGGDASTQRTTAALANLAEGIQGLVKNMRSEQQIMRDWVEKQADEQKAIRQTLDRLTKAIGERSHDRKSDRTDKAE; encoded by the coding sequence ATGAGCGATTTGAGAGTTTCCCGGGACCGTCTGGACGAGGGACGCGATTACGACCCCTACCGCCTGTCGAGCCCGCGCATTGTCATTCTCTCCATGGCGATCTTCCTTATTATCGTGGCTTTTCTGGCCGCGATCCTGATGCGGCAGATCCATACGTTCTTCGTCACCAATCCCGGCCTTAACGGGCTCATTCTCGGCGTTCTTCTGGTCGGTATTCTGCTGGCCTTCGGACAGGTGTTGCGACTTCTGCCAGAGATTCGCTGGGTCAACTCATTCCGCGACGGTGACCGCGACGGCACCACGCGACCGCCCGTCCTGCTTGCACCGATGCGGGCTTTGATCGGCCGCCGCCAGTCGATGGCGCTTTCCACTGCCTCCATGCGTTCGATCCTCGATTCCATCGCGACACGTCTTGATGAAAGCCGGGATATATCGCGCTATCTGATCGGACTTCTGGTCTTTCTTGGTCTGCTCGGAACATTCTGGGGCCTTCTCGAAACGGTCGGCTCCATCGGGCGCACTATTCAGACCCTCGACCCGAATTCAGGAAGCACCGGCGATGTGCTGGATGCGTTGAAGGCAGGCTTGCAAGCTCCGCTTTCCGGCATGGGCACAGCCTTCTCGTCTTCGCTGTTCGGTCTTTCCGGCTCGCTGATTCTCGGCTTCCTCGACCTTCAGGCGGGCCGCGCGCAAAATCGTTTCTATACAGAACTGGAAAACTGGCTTTCCTCCGTCACCGATCTCGGTTCCGATATCGGTGCCGACCAGAACGGAGGCACGGAAGAAATCCGCGTTCTGGCCGACCGATTGCAGAACCTGCATGGCGGCGACGCATCCACGCAGCGCACCACGGCAGCGCTGGCCAATCTTGCCGAAGGCATACAGGGCCTCGTCAAGAACATGCGCAGCGAGCAGCAGATCATGCGCGACTGGGTGGAAAAACAAGCGGACGAGCAGAAGGCTATCCGCCAGACGCTTGATCGTCTCACCAAGGCCATCGGCGAGCGCTCGCACGACCGCAAATCCGATCGCACGGACAAGGCGGAGTAA
- a CDS encoding inositol monophosphatase family protein yields MARSALLNVMVQAAMKAGRSLARDFGEVQNLQVSLKGPGDYVSQADRRAEQIIYTELSRARPDYGFLMEESGEVESKDGQHRWLIDPLDGTTNFLHGIPVFAVSIALERQGQIVAGVIYNPAMDELYTAERGGGAFLNDRRLRVASRNKLVDSVIGTGIPHLGRGHHGHYLVELRNVMAETAGIRRMGAVALDLAYVAGGRLDGFWEDGMHPWDLGAGILMIREAGGFVSDKNGGQDIFGTKTIVAGNEIIQKALLKTINKPI; encoded by the coding sequence ATGGCCCGCTCAGCCCTTCTCAACGTTATGGTACAGGCCGCTATGAAGGCCGGCCGCAGCCTCGCTCGCGATTTTGGTGAAGTCCAGAATCTTCAGGTTTCTCTCAAGGGCCCCGGCGACTATGTCAGCCAAGCAGACCGCCGCGCCGAACAGATCATCTATACGGAATTGAGCCGCGCCCGCCCGGATTATGGCTTCCTGATGGAAGAATCCGGCGAGGTTGAATCCAAGGACGGACAGCACCGCTGGCTGATCGATCCTCTCGACGGCACCACAAATTTCCTGCACGGCATTCCAGTTTTCGCAGTCTCCATCGCTCTCGAGCGTCAGGGGCAGATCGTCGCCGGCGTCATCTACAATCCGGCCATGGATGAGCTTTACACCGCAGAACGCGGCGGTGGCGCATTCCTCAATGACCGTCGCCTGCGCGTCGCATCACGCAACAAGCTGGTCGATTCCGTTATCGGCACGGGTATCCCGCATCTGGGTCGCGGCCATCACGGGCATTATCTGGTCGAACTGCGCAATGTCATGGCCGAAACCGCAGGCATTCGCCGCATGGGCGCTGTTGCACTCGACCTCGCCTATGTTGCAGGCGGCCGTCTGGATGGTTTCTGGGAAGATGGCATGCATCCGTGGGATCTCGGCGCAGGCATTCTTATGATCCGCGAAGCCGGTGGTTTCGTCTCGGACAAGAATGGCGGTCAGGACATTTTCGGCACCAAGACCATCGTTGCAGGCAATGAAATCATTCAGAAGGCATTGCTGAAAACGATCAACAAACCGATCTAA
- the efp gene encoding elongation factor P yields the protein MKINGNEIRPGNVIEHAGGLWVAVKTNAVKPGKGGAYNQVELKNLINGTKLNERFRAAETVERVRLEQKDFSFLYEQGEALIFMDTESYEQLELAKDFVGDRAAFLQDGMMVTVELYEEKPIGIRLPDQVTLAITEADPVVKGQTAASSYKPAVLENGIRILVPPFIASGERVIVDTNELTYVSRA from the coding sequence ATGAAGATCAATGGTAACGAAATCCGCCCCGGCAATGTCATCGAACATGCTGGCGGCTTGTGGGTTGCGGTCAAGACCAACGCCGTCAAGCCTGGCAAGGGCGGCGCTTATAATCAGGTCGAACTGAAGAACCTCATCAACGGCACCAAGCTCAACGAACGTTTCCGCGCTGCAGAAACCGTCGAGCGCGTTCGTCTGGAACAGAAGGATTTCTCGTTCCTCTACGAACAGGGCGAAGCGCTGATCTTCATGGACACCGAATCCTACGAACAGCTTGAGCTGGCCAAGGATTTCGTCGGTGACCGTGCCGCTTTCCTTCAGGACGGCATGATGGTTACTGTCGAACTCTATGAAGAAAAGCCAATCGGTATCCGCCTTCCGGATCAGGTCACGCTTGCCATCACCGAAGCCGATCCGGTCGTCAAGGGCCAGACCGCTGCTTCGTCCTACAAGCCGGCTGTGCTTGAAAACGGTATCCGCATCCTCGTTCCGCCGTTCATCGCATCCGGCGAACGCGTGATCGTTGATACCAACGAACTGACCTACGTCAGCCGCGCTTAA
- a CDS encoding tetratricopeptide repeat protein, with product MKNKLLLAAILTIALPVLPALAAGEPVHGQKNSHQGDRQDKKADKPAKPVMLPQPATTEPMPHIDPSRFGDKPADEAFGAFQRGLYLTAFNLAKPQAEKGDPASQTLIAEIYARGLGIPANQKLAAEWYEKAANNGVVEAQFRYAALLLQGTYARKDPVKAEELMKKAAEGGNAMAQFNYGQMLMEKTPGKPGIDLAFPWFEKAAGATLADAQYALSQIYANGTPTIPRDDKKARVYLLLAAAQGYDTAQFDLGRWLIEGRGGDRDYEQGFGWMRLGAQRGMVMAQAWLARLYRDGIGTEGDLVKAAAWYIVAQRAGFRSPDLNDMMDGLADDQIKQAIETANNLRVR from the coding sequence ATGAAGAACAAACTTCTTCTCGCTGCCATTTTGACAATCGCGCTGCCGGTCCTGCCTGCTCTGGCAGCGGGCGAGCCGGTGCACGGTCAAAAGAACAGCCATCAGGGTGATCGTCAGGATAAGAAAGCCGACAAGCCTGCCAAGCCGGTGATGCTGCCGCAACCGGCAACGACCGAACCGATGCCCCACATCGACCCAAGCCGTTTCGGCGACAAACCGGCAGACGAGGCTTTCGGTGCATTTCAGCGTGGCCTTTATCTGACCGCTTTCAATCTGGCCAAGCCACAGGCTGAAAAGGGCGACCCAGCATCGCAGACACTCATTGCAGAAATTTATGCGCGCGGCCTTGGCATCCCCGCCAACCAGAAACTGGCGGCGGAATGGTACGAGAAAGCAGCCAATAACGGTGTTGTAGAAGCGCAGTTCCGCTATGCCGCACTTCTGCTTCAGGGCACCTACGCCAGGAAAGACCCCGTCAAGGCAGAGGAACTGATGAAGAAGGCTGCCGAGGGTGGCAATGCCATGGCGCAGTTCAACTACGGCCAGATGCTGATGGAAAAAACGCCGGGCAAGCCGGGCATCGATCTCGCCTTCCCGTGGTTCGAGAAGGCGGCCGGGGCCACGCTGGCCGATGCACAATATGCACTCAGCCAGATTTATGCCAACGGTACCCCGACCATCCCCCGCGACGACAAGAAAGCGCGCGTCTATCTCCTGCTTGCTGCCGCACAGGGTTATGATACGGCGCAGTTCGATCTGGGCCGCTGGCTGATTGAGGGCCGCGGTGGCGACCGCGACTACGAACAGGGGTTTGGCTGGATGCGTCTTGGCGCACAGCGCGGCATGGTGATGGCACAGGCCTGGCTCGCCCGCCTCTATCGCGATGGCATTGGCACAGAAGGCGATCTCGTCAAAGCAGCGGCCTGGTATATTGTTGCCCAGCGCGCCGGTTTTCGCTCACCAGACCTCAACGACATGATGGACGGACTGGCTGATGACCAGATTAAACAGGCCATAGAAACCGCCAACAATCTGCGCGTCCGCTGA
- a CDS encoding thiamine phosphate synthase — protein MNTPAHQTETERCRIVLVAPPLADGAALAKLLTAALSGGDVASVILDTGDLDEATFQATAEKVIPVIQEKGAAALILNDTRIAGRVGADGVHIEGKAADLADAIEKHTPKMIVGTGNLRDRHGAMEIGELQPDYVFFGKIGADNKPDAHPRNLSLAEWWSQMVEIPSIAQAGSTLESIIPAAETGADFVALGRAVFDAEDPAKAVAEANRLLDENAPRFEN, from the coding sequence ATGAACACGCCCGCTCACCAGACTGAAACCGAACGCTGCCGCATCGTGCTGGTTGCGCCTCCACTTGCCGACGGCGCGGCCCTCGCAAAGCTTTTGACGGCTGCGCTCTCGGGTGGCGACGTTGCAAGCGTCATTCTCGACACCGGCGATCTCGACGAAGCCACTTTTCAGGCCACGGCTGAAAAGGTCATCCCCGTCATTCAGGAAAAAGGCGCCGCCGCGCTTATCCTGAACGATACGCGCATCGCGGGTCGCGTCGGTGCAGATGGCGTTCATATCGAAGGCAAGGCTGCCGATCTGGCAGATGCGATCGAAAAACATACGCCGAAGATGATCGTCGGCACCGGCAATCTGCGCGACCGCCATGGCGCAATGGAAATCGGCGAGTTGCAGCCCGATTATGTTTTCTTCGGCAAGATCGGTGCGGATAACAAGCCGGATGCCCATCCGCGCAACCTGTCGCTGGCCGAATGGTGGTCGCAGATGGTGGAAATTCCCAGCATCGCGCAAGCCGGAAGCACACTGGAAAGCATCATCCCCGCAGCCGAAACCGGCGCGGATTTCGTTGCGCTCGGTCGGGCGGTCTTCGACGCCGAAGACCCTGCAAAAGCTGTCGCGGAAGCCAACCGGCTTCTCGATGAGAACGCGCCACGCTTTGAAAACTGA
- a CDS encoding OpgC family protein, producing MNIATAREAMPAQPTKMRDTRIDVFRALALLTIFINHVPGTIYEHFTHKNLGFSDSAEAFVLISGMAVALAYGSKFAPGNRLLLSLKMWRRAGVLYTTHIMTTMATIAIFAAAAIFLKRSELLTQINIAPLVKHPVEALFGIVTMGHQLGYNNILSMYAVMLVLTPILLLLARISLPLMLGVSGTVWFLSGLYHVAPVNYPTEGVWFLNPLSWQFLFAIGIAGVIHVRRGGELPKHPLLIGLAVGYLVLALAWVRIPLWGIDASMGLPMVLTGFDKTFLSGPRLLHVLAIAYLIAVVPTLNNIARTAPDNPLAVLGKHSLPVFIAGTLLAMVAQVMKLVNPGGLPYDTLLIATGIVMQFALAYYLEWLPTIGWGKKGAPVSAKPAVPAAEPVKMQVASSSKPAMQRY from the coding sequence ATGAATATTGCGACCGCTAGAGAAGCGATGCCCGCACAACCGACGAAAATGCGCGACACGCGCATCGACGTGTTTCGTGCGCTCGCGCTGCTAACGATCTTCATCAACCATGTGCCCGGCACGATCTACGAGCATTTCACGCACAAGAATCTGGGCTTCTCCGATTCGGCTGAAGCTTTCGTGCTGATTTCCGGCATGGCCGTGGCGCTTGCCTATGGATCTAAATTCGCTCCCGGCAATCGCCTGCTTCTGTCGCTGAAAATGTGGCGCCGCGCTGGTGTGCTCTATACGACGCACATCATGACGACCATGGCGACCATCGCCATTTTCGCCGCTGCCGCTATCTTCCTGAAGCGTTCGGAGTTGCTTACGCAGATCAACATCGCGCCGCTGGTCAAGCACCCGGTCGAAGCGCTGTTCGGCATCGTCACGATGGGTCACCAGCTCGGCTATAACAACATTTTGTCGATGTATGCCGTGATGCTGGTTTTGACTCCGATCCTGCTTCTGCTGGCGCGCATCAGTCTGCCGCTCATGCTCGGTGTTTCCGGCACGGTCTGGTTCCTGTCAGGCCTCTATCACGTTGCGCCGGTAAATTATCCGACCGAAGGCGTCTGGTTCCTCAATCCGCTGTCGTGGCAGTTCCTGTTTGCAATCGGTATTGCAGGCGTGATTCATGTGCGTCGCGGTGGCGAGCTGCCGAAGCATCCGCTGCTGATCGGCCTTGCCGTTGGCTATCTGGTGCTGGCGCTGGCATGGGTGCGTATTCCGCTTTGGGGCATCGATGCGTCGATGGGCCTGCCCATGGTTCTTACCGGCTTCGACAAGACTTTCCTGTCGGGTCCGCGTCTGCTGCACGTGCTGGCGATTGCCTATCTCATCGCCGTCGTTCCGACGCTGAACAATATTGCCCGGACGGCGCCGGATAATCCTCTCGCCGTTCTCGGCAAGCATTCGCTGCCGGTCTTCATTGCCGGTACGCTGCTGGCAATGGTTGCGCAGGTGATGAAGCTCGTGAACCCGGGCGGCCTGCCTTATGACACTTTGCTGATCGCAACCGGCATCGTGATGCAGTTCGCACTGGCCTATTATCTGGAATGGCTGCCAACCATCGGTTGGGGCAAGAAGGGGGCTCCCGTTTCGGCAAAGCCCGCTGTTCCTGCTGCCGAACCCGTCAAGATGCAGGTTGCGTCAAGCTCCAAACCCGCGATGCAGCGCTATTAA
- the rcdA gene encoding protease adaptor protein RcdA, which yields MPSNMISLAERMVFSDSFKPIYAEGMDMVEEAASYLDGEGREDARNLSRVAATLYAAESMRLTTRLMQVASWLLLQRAARNGEMTRQQVAAEKAKVRLDTPSAGEIAQGWSELPAAFMELVERSMRLQARVRRMDREVYGEVVSLQGVPRGNPVSEQIVLLKTAFGAS from the coding sequence ATGCCGAGCAATATGATCAGCCTCGCAGAGCGCATGGTTTTCTCGGATTCGTTCAAGCCGATCTATGCAGAAGGCATGGATATGGTCGAGGAAGCGGCAAGCTATCTCGACGGCGAAGGCCGTGAGGATGCGCGCAATCTTTCGCGTGTGGCTGCGACGCTCTATGCCGCCGAATCGATGCGTCTGACCACGCGCCTGATGCAGGTTGCTTCGTGGTTGCTGCTCCAGCGCGCGGCGCGGAACGGTGAAATGACCCGTCAGCAGGTTGCAGCCGAGAAAGCCAAGGTGCGTCTAGACACGCCATCGGCGGGTGAAATCGCACAAGGCTGGTCCGAACTGCCTGCAGCATTCATGGAGCTGGTCGAACGTTCGATGCGCCTTCAGGCACGTGTGCGCCGTATGGACCGCGAAGTTTACGGTGAAGTGGTTTCGCTGCAGGGCGTTCCACGTGGCAATCCGGTTTCCGAACAGATCGTATTGCTCAAAACTGCTTTTGGCGCTTCATAA
- the ruvC gene encoding crossover junction endodeoxyribonuclease RuvC, translating into MKETIRIIGIDPGLRRTGWGIVESLGNSLHFIGSGTVTSNAEMDLASRLCQLHEGLSKVLHEYMPHEAAVEHTFVNKDATATLKLGQARGIALLAPAQAGLPVAEYAPNAVKKAVIGVGHGEKQQIHMMVKVLMPRASFDTSDAADALAIAICHAHHRQSIASARRLQQLIA; encoded by the coding sequence ATGAAAGAAACGATTCGCATCATTGGTATCGATCCGGGCCTGCGCCGTACCGGCTGGGGCATTGTCGAATCGTTGGGCAATTCACTGCATTTCATCGGTTCGGGGACTGTAACCTCGAATGCCGAGATGGATCTCGCATCGCGCCTTTGCCAGCTGCATGAAGGTCTTTCCAAAGTCCTGCATGAATATATGCCGCATGAGGCGGCGGTTGAACACACCTTCGTCAACAAGGATGCAACGGCGACGCTGAAGCTTGGTCAGGCGCGCGGCATTGCCTTGTTAGCGCCCGCGCAGGCTGGACTGCCCGTTGCCGAATATGCGCCGAATGCCGTGAAGAAGGCTGTAATCGGCGTTGGACACGGTGAAAAACAGCAAATCCATATGATGGTGAAAGTGCTGATGCCGCGCGCATCGTTCGATACGAGCGATGCCGCCGATGCGCTTGCCATTGCCATTTGTCATGCGCATCACCGGCAAAGCATCGCAAGTGCGCGCCGGTTGCAACAACTTATCGCGTAG
- the ruvA gene encoding Holliday junction branch migration protein RuvA, whose translation MIGKLKGVIDEIAEDHAVIDVHGVGYVAFCSARTLGNLGGVGEAAILFIETYVREDMIRLYGFANQLEREWFRLLQNVQGVGAKVALAVLGTLSPSELANAIALRDIAMVSRAPGVGKKVAERIVTELKNKAPAFAGDASGTIGLKQELGAGAAPAPVADAVSALSNLGYSRDQAANAVAAALKEAGENADSAKLIRLGLKELSR comes from the coding sequence ATGATCGGTAAGCTCAAGGGTGTGATCGATGAAATTGCCGAGGATCATGCCGTCATCGACGTGCATGGTGTTGGCTATGTTGCGTTTTGTTCGGCGCGCACGCTTGGCAATCTCGGCGGTGTGGGCGAAGCGGCTATCCTGTTCATCGAAACCTATGTTCGCGAGGACATGATCCGCCTTTATGGTTTTGCCAATCAGCTCGAGCGCGAATGGTTTCGCCTGTTGCAGAATGTGCAGGGCGTTGGCGCCAAGGTGGCTCTCGCCGTGCTCGGCACGTTGTCGCCGTCGGAACTCGCCAATGCAATTGCACTGCGTGACATCGCCATGGTTTCGCGCGCGCCGGGTGTCGGTAAGAAGGTTGCTGAGCGCATCGTGACCGAACTCAAGAACAAGGCGCCTGCCTTCGCTGGTGATGCGAGCGGCACGATCGGACTCAAGCAGGAACTTGGCGCGGGCGCTGCTCCGGCGCCGGTTGCCGATGCGGTGTCGGCGCTTTCCAATCTCGGCTACTCTCGTGATCAGGCCGCCAATGCCGTCGCCGCGGCCTTGAAGGAAGCGGGGGAGAATGCCGATTCGGCCAAGCTCATCCGCCTGGGTCTGAAGGAATTGTCGCGGTGA
- the ruvB gene encoding Holliday junction branch migration DNA helicase RuvB: MSDRNPLIDADRRVDEDNTLRPQTLDDFVGQAAARANLKVFIEAAKVRGEALDHVLFVGPPGLGKTTLAQIMAKELGVNFRSTSGPVIAKAGDLAALLTNLEERDVLFIDEIHRLSPAVEEILYPAMEDFQLDLIIGEGPAARSVKIDLAKFTLVAATTRLGLLTTPLRDRFGIPTRLNFYTVEELEYIVRRGARIMQMGISPDGALEVARRSRGTPRIAGRLLRRVRDFALVAGADVIDRKIADEALSRLEVDNRGLDQLDRRYLNIIARNFGGGPVGIETIAAGLSEPRDAIEDIIEPYLIQQGFLQRTPRGRVLTAVAWQHLGLPAPAEIIQQSQYGLFMEDE; encoded by the coding sequence ATGAGCGACCGCAACCCTCTCATTGATGCTGACAGACGCGTAGACGAAGACAATACGCTGCGCCCGCAGACGCTTGACGATTTTGTCGGGCAGGCGGCAGCGCGCGCAAATCTGAAAGTCTTTATCGAGGCCGCCAAAGTGCGTGGCGAGGCGCTTGACCACGTCCTGTTCGTTGGCCCTCCGGGTCTAGGCAAGACGACGCTGGCGCAGATCATGGCCAAGGAGCTGGGCGTCAATTTCCGTTCCACATCCGGCCCAGTCATTGCCAAGGCGGGTGATCTTGCGGCTCTGCTGACCAATCTGGAAGAGCGCGACGTTCTGTTCATCGATGAAATTCATCGCCTGAGCCCGGCTGTGGAAGAAATCCTCTATCCGGCCATGGAGGATTTCCAGCTCGATCTCATCATCGGCGAAGGGCCTGCCGCACGTTCTGTGAAGATTGATCTTGCCAAGTTCACGCTCGTTGCGGCAACGACCCGTCTCGGGCTTTTGACCACGCCGTTGCGGGACCGTTTCGGCATTCCGACACGGCTCAATTTCTATACGGTTGAGGAACTGGAATATATCGTGCGGCGTGGTGCGCGCATCATGCAGATGGGTATTTCGCCGGATGGAGCGCTGGAAGTCGCCCGCCGTTCGCGCGGCACACCGCGTATTGCCGGACGGTTGTTGCGCCGCGTGCGTGATTTCGCGCTGGTCGCCGGCGCCGATGTCATCGATCGCAAGATCGCTGATGAGGCGCTGTCACGCCTTGAAGTGGACAACCGCGGGCTGGATCAGCTCGACCGGCGTTACCTCAATATTATCGCACGCAATTTCGGCGGCGGTCCGGTGGGGATCGAAACCATTGCCGCCGGCCTGTCTGAGCCGCGTGACGCAATTGAAGACATTATCGAACCCTATCTGATCCAGCAGGGTTTCCTGCAGCGCACGCCACGCGGTCGCGTCTTGACGGCTGTCGCCTGGCAGCATCTCGGATTGCCCGCGCCTGCTGAAATCATCCAGCAGTCGCAATACGGCCTCTTCATGGAAGACGAATGA
- a CDS encoding YbgC/FadM family acyl-CoA thioesterase, translating into MTERQEQLAQAAVSGELKDGAHLLYARIYYADTDFSGFVYHGRYLEFYERGRTDFLRLQDVHHIELAEGALGEEMVWVVRRMEIDYKSPAKMDDLILIETRVSEIRGARVIMAQKITCGERLLSEAKVEAVMITKEGHPRRIPDEWREAFTNNRKN; encoded by the coding sequence ATGACGGAACGACAGGAACAATTGGCGCAGGCTGCCGTATCGGGCGAACTGAAAGACGGCGCGCATCTGCTCTATGCGCGCATCTATTATGCCGATACGGATTTTTCCGGCTTCGTTTATCACGGTCGCTATCTGGAATTCTACGAACGCGGACGCACGGATTTCCTGCGTCTGCAGGACGTTCATCATATCGAATTGGCTGAGGGCGCGCTTGGCGAAGAAATGGTCTGGGTCGTTCGCCGCATGGAGATCGATTACAAATCGCCCGCGAAGATGGATGATCTTATTCTGATTGAAACCCGCGTCAGCGAAATTCGCGGCGCGCGGGTCATCATGGCGCAGAAAATTACCTGCGGGGAGCGTCTGCTTTCGGAGGCGAAGGTAGAGGCCGTCATGATAACCAAAGAAGGCCATCCGCGCCGCATTCCCGACGAATGGCGGGAAGCTTTCACCAACAACCGCAAGAACTGA
- the tolQ gene encoding protein TolQ, whose protein sequence is MENVALAAPAADVTLWGLFMQANWVVKLVMLGLLFASIWTWAIIVDKTIAYGRARRAIDRFEQTFWSGQSLEELYRNLGERRTTGMASIFMAAMREWKKSFEKGARSPIGLQMRIDKAMDVALARESEKLDSRLGFLATIGSAAPFIGLFGTVVGIMTSFQAIAASKNTSLAVVAPGIAEALLATAIGLLAAIPAVIAYNKLSADAGKIGGRLEGFADEFSAILSRQIDEKLTPRN, encoded by the coding sequence ATGGAAAATGTTGCGTTAGCGGCCCCCGCCGCCGATGTTACCCTCTGGGGCCTGTTCATGCAGGCGAACTGGGTCGTCAAGCTGGTTATGCTTGGCCTGCTGTTCGCCTCGATCTGGACTTGGGCTATCATCGTGGACAAGACGATTGCTTACGGACGGGCACGGCGCGCGATTGATCGCTTCGAGCAGACGTTCTGGTCCGGCCAGTCGCTGGAGGAACTCTATCGCAATCTTGGCGAACGCCGTACCACCGGCATGGCGTCCATCTTCATGGCCGCGATGCGTGAGTGGAAGAAATCATTCGAGAAGGGCGCTCGCTCGCCCATTGGCCTGCAGATGCGTATCGACAAGGCCATGGATGTCGCGCTGGCGCGCGAAAGTGAAAAGCTCGACTCGCGTCTGGGCTTTCTGGCGACCATCGGCTCTGCAGCCCCCTTCATCGGTCTGTTCGGTACGGTTGTCGGTATCATGACCTCGTTCCAGGCAATCGCCGCTTCCAAGAACACCAGTCTTGCCGTTGTGGCGCCGGGTATCGCCGAAGCACTTCTGGCAACGGCAATCGGTCTTCTCGCCGCTATTCCTGCCGTTATTGCCTACAACAAGCTGTCGGCGGATGCGGGCAAGATCGGCGGACGGCTGGAAGGATTTGCGGATGAATTCTCCGCCATACTGTCGCGCCAAATTGATGAGAAGCTGACGCCGCGTAATTAA